The genomic region CAGCCATTTTCGGGGGCAGTAAGCTCTTTTATAAGGGCTTCTTGGCTTTGCTGCATCTGCTCGCTTGAGGAGATGCCATCTAAATCCTCTACGCCATTTTTGTTGCAGGCAGAGGCGAGCAATATTGCTGAAAATATCAATAGTATCTTTTTCATCGTAAATTATTTTTAAGGGTTTAACACTTCTAACATACGTCTTTCTACAAGGTCTTGCAGCTGGTAGATGTCGATGTTCCACTCGCTCTTAAAGTACTCAGCAACCATTTTTTCTTTTGAGCGAAGAGCCGCCTTACCATTGGCATTGGTTACGGCATTGATTTTTGCATCAAACTGAGCTTTTGACATACTGAGGATCGCTGAGGTCATTTCGGCAAAATCTTCAATATCATTAGCCATAGCGTAGGGGGTTATGAAGCCCTTGTTGAGGGCATCAACGTCTTTCACATTAAACCACTGAGCGGTGTAGTCGCTGGGGGTAATTTTGCGATACTCATCAGAATAGGGTTTGTGCTGATTGATGATGTGGCAATATTCGTGCTGAATGGTATGGAAATATTGGCGGGTAGCCTGTTGCTGGGTAATATCGAGCTGATCGACATTGAAGAGGGTGATCTTCATACCGCTATCGGCAAAGCCGAGGGTGATGGTGCCATCAGTATTTCTATTATAGCCGCCGATGAGTGAGATTTGTCGAGGGGCTACGGTTTTGATAAAGTCGGCACCGGCCACTTCTACGTAAGGGTCTATCCATACTTTCTTAACGATTTCGAGCATTGGTTGCACTTTCTCACGTGTGGGCGGGTAGAGAAACTTATTCTGTTCAAAGTCGGCATCTATCCACTTATAGGTAACAGCGATGTTATAAGGTCGCTGAAAGTTGTTGTAGATAAACCTATCCAAGGTGGTTTGAGAGTACTGGTGTCCTCCGTCAAAAATACTCTTATCTGAGAGTTCGTCTCCGTTATCGCGCTTGCAGGCAGTGAGGCTCAGCATCGCTATTGCTATTAGTATATATCTTTTCATCTCTATCATTTTTTAGGGTGATTATCTTGGGTTAGCAGGGAGGCCAGCTTTCACGGCATCCTCAGGTATTTGCCACTCGCGGCGAGGGTCGTCTTTTTTAAGTTCATAAGTACCTTTGCTATCGGTGTGGGTAACGGTCATTCCCCAACGCTTGATATCAAACCAGCGTAGGCCTAAGTGCAGGAACTCGGCGCGACGTACATCAGCGATACACTGTAGCCATTCGCGTTGCTGTGTAGTGAGGCTATAGTTGGGGTCGAAAGCCGTTCCAACACCTGCATAGCGTCTGTTCATTATAGCCTCAGTGAGTGCGGGGTTTATGGTGCCTCCCTGAGTTTTATAGGGTAGATAAAGGTTAAGGTCAGCAATCACCTCAGCTGTGTTGCCGAGCATCAGGTTAGCCTCTACACGGTTGAGCAGCACCTCATCATAAGAGAGCAAGCTTGCCATTGTGTATCGATATCCTGTGCCTGCTGATATGTTATCATACTTAAAGTACTGCAGAAAGCGAGGAATATTGAGGTTCTCAGTGTTGCCATAGATGTCGTAAGCCCAATTGTTTAGGGTGGGATGGCTTCGCTGACCAATAATGTTTCTCGCTACGTTTATCGTCAACCCATATTTCACACTTCCGAATCGAATGGAATAGTCAGAGATGTTCCCTGAGATGAGTAAGTTAGCAGGCTCACTCGAACTCACATAAAGATTTTTGTTTTGAGAATAACTCAGTTGTGCATAGGCTACTACATTGCGCAAATTCTTAGCAGGGTCATTCCCTAAAACAGCATTTGCGTGGTTGATCACTTTTTCCCATTCACCTTTAGCTAAATAGAAGCGCGTAGCAAAGCCATTGGCAGCCTCTTTGGTAAAGTGAAATTTAGGCTGTTTATACTTTGAGTTGTCTATCAAGGCGATACCCTCAAGAAGGTCTTGCTCAATGAGGTCGTAATACTCTTTGATAGAAATGCGCTTATAGTTAGCAAAAACCACCTTCTCAGGCGTCTTCACATAAGGCAGCGCAACATCAGTGGCAGCCGTAGCTGGATTATAAGGTTTTGCCCAGAAGGTAACCAACATAAAGTGGGCATAGGCACGCGCCACAAGGGCTTCCCCTTTTAGGTAGTTGAGGTTTTTACCTTTGCCGATTTCCTGAACCGACTCTAAAGCCTGATTAGCAGCTGCAATAGCCGTATAAGCCGCATTCCAATAGTGGGTAGGCGTATCTTGGCGTACTTCAGTGTTGTCCTTCCAGTGATAAGCATCTGTATTGACGGTATTATTCTCCGTTACAGTGGTCTTATCATCGGCGTTGTCACTCATCGATTCTGCTACGAGCATATATAGCCCGTCTGGGTAGGCTGAGGTTAAGAGCTCTTGTATCTTCTCAGGTGTATTTATCTCTGTGCGCTTATCAGGCACTTCATCTAAGAAGGAGTTACAGCCTGATAGCCCCAGTGCTAAGGCAAGAGCTGCAACAGTTTTATTACATATATACTTTTTCATATCCTTTCTGATTTTTTAAATTCCTATATTGATTGTAAAGGTATACTGTGTAGAAACAGGGTAGGCAACCCCACCTGCTCTAAAAAACTCAGGGTCTTGCCCATTGAGGTTCTTATCCGCATAGATAAGGAACGGATTGGTTGTTTGCAAACGCAGCGTGAAGTTGCTTAGCTTAAGAGCCTCGAGCAAGTCTTTGTTAAATGAGTAAGAGAGCGAGATACTCTTCATACGGATAAAAGCACCATCAACCACCCGCTCGCTTGAGTAATTGTAAGCGTTGTAGATCTTTCTCATATTATCACTTCCCACTGTATTGATGATTCTCTTTGAAGCAATAGCAGGAATATGAGTCTGCTGGTCTGAAGCCGTCCAACGGTTGATAAACTCACGAGGGAAAACGTCCAAATCGTTATACTCAGAGCTATAGATAGGGGCGAGCCTAATCTTATTGCCTGCAGAGGCAGTGATGAGTGCACTCAGCTCCCAATTCTTATACTTAAATGTATTAGAGAGTCCTCCGGTGATGTTAGGCTCTACGGGGCCTTCCTTCTTGAGGTAGCTCAAAATATCTTGTCTATCTTGGAAGTTGATGTCTCTAAAAGGATCTTGACCTTCTTTGAGTTTCAGCACAGGCAATCCGCGATCGTCTAATTTTTGGAAGTCAAAAGAGTAGAGCGTATTGCGCTGCTCGCCGAGCACGTTGCCGCCCAATTCACGCACCAGCCCCCACACATTCGATTCATAGCGCAGCTTGGTGATCTTCTGGTCGAAATAAGAGAAATTGATCTCAGATGTCCACGAGAAGTTGTCATTCTTAAAGTTGCGTGTGCGCAGCGCAAGCTCAATCCCCTTAGTGGTCATCTCTGCATTGTTGGCCAGCTTAGTCTGCTCGCCACCCACGCCAGAGGTGCGCACGTAGTCAATGAGGTCCTTAGAATTCTTTTGGTAGAGATCGACTGTGAGGTTTATGGCGTTCTTAAACAGCCCGAGGTCTACCCCAATGTTGCTTTCGTATACCTTTTCCCAAGTGAGTTCGCTGTTTTGCAGCTGATCGATCACGATTTTATTTTCGCGATTGCCTGGCACGTAGCGCTCAGTAACTTTGTTTTTGTAGATTGCCAGCGCATTGCTTGCACTTCCTAAGCCAGCGATGAGTCCGTAGCCAGCGCGCAGGGCGAGGTTAGAGACGGTGGGGTTGTTAGCGAGGAACTTCTCTTTGCTGATATTCCAACGTCCACTGACGTTCCACGTAGGCAACCAACGGGCAGAGCGACTGCGGCCGAGCTTGTTAGAGCCCTCGTAGTTGGCTGTCAGCGAGAGCACGTAGCGTTCGTCAAAGGTGTAGTTGCCTTGCAAGAAGAAGGCGATGCCACGCTCTTTGTTGAACGAGCTATCAAAGTAATCGATGTTATCTTGTATGTATTTTTGCAAGATGCGATAGTCGGTGAATACGGAGCCACCTTTCTTGAACTGGTAACCATAGCCAGTGCTGAAATTGTTGTCGCGGTCGGTATGGCGATATTCTTGCCCGAGGAAGAGCTTTACATCGTGTACATTCTTAAACAAAGACTTGTATTCCAACGCATTGCGGAAGTAGTAGCTCTGTAGATTGTCTTCAGAAGTTCTTAAGATACCTCCATTAGGCAACACCACTTGTGGGATAGCATCAGGGTTGTCAGGGTCTGTAAATAAGAACGGATTGTTCTTAGCAATGATGGTCGTCTCATTGGCGCGGTGTGCCCCAGCCACATTGCTATCCTCCGTCATTGAGTGTTTATTGGTGCTCTTTACGTGGCGCACAGAACCGAGAAACTTGTAATGTAGGTTCTTATTGATCTTAAAGTCGATATCACCTTGCAACTTCAGCTCAAGCACGTTGATATCCATATAGTTGTTGCTAAGTTCGTTGAGGATATTCATCGGTGCGTAGTTATAGCGGTAGTACTCCAAAGCTCCATTATCGTCATAAGGGCGCAGCGTGCGACTTGTATTGAGTGCGTAGCTAAACGGATTGATATCGAAGTCGCGCGTGTACTCACCGGTTACTTGGTTTGCCTTACGGGTATAGGTACCTGGTGCTTTTTGCTCACGTATCGACCCTTGTGCCAATACCCCTACGGTAATCTTAGGCGAAAGGGTGTAAGTGGTCTTCAGGTTACCCGTAACACGACGTACGCGGTCGGCGATGCTCCAACCTGGGTCAGTAAAGAAGCCTACTGAGGCGTATTGCGTAGAGTTTTCACCACCTCCCGAGAGACTCACAGTGTGGTTCTGTGTGAGCGAAGGGCGGAAGAGCACTTTAAACCAGTCGGTGTTGGCATATTCATACTTTTTGAGGAAAGCATTACGCCCTTCGGTGGTGTTTTCCACCAAGAAACGCCCTGTGGCAGGGTCGTAAGTGTCGATGGCACGGTACATCATATTGTAAACCCCACCGTAGCGTGCTTGGGTATGCGAAGCAAGGCTAAAAAGCCCTTTTTCTTCTAACTCACGGTAGATGGCCATCGTCTCTTGTGAGTTGAGGATGTCGTACTGCCCATAGTTAGGCACTGAGCGCACGGACTGCTCGAGTTGGTAAGAGACTTGGGTGCGGGTGTTCTTCTTACCGCTCTTAGTGGTGATGATCACCACCCCGTTGAGTGCACGTGCCCCATAGAGCGAAAGTGCCGAGGCGTCTTTAAGGATTTCGATAGACTCGATGTCGTTGGCATTGAGCCCTGAGATAGCTGAACTCACCAGCGTAGAGGCATCACCTGAGGCAAGCTGCTCAAAAGTGAGGTTTACGACCTCTTCTTGCACGGCACCATCCACCACCCACAGCGGCTTGGTGTCGCCAAAGATAGATGAACCACCGCGGATGGTGATCTTAGGAGCGGTACCAAACGAGCCTGAGATGTTTTGGACGTTCACCCCTGCAGCACGCCCTTCGAGCATACGCCCCACGTCTACCACGCCGTCCATCTTTACTTGGTCGGCTTTGAGGGTTTGTGTTGCCCCTGTGAACTTGCTTTTGTCTACTGTTTGGTAGCCGGTGATGATCACTTCACCGATCTGCACTACGTCTTCTTTCATCTTAATGTTGATGATCTTTGCAGTGCCGACTATTTTGCTCTGGGTAGCCATCCCGAGGGTTGAGAACTCCAAAACCGCCTTATCATCAGGCACTTTTACTTTGTAATGCCCATCAAAATCGGTAACAGCCCCAATGTTACTACCTTTTATGATGACATTTACGCCCATCAGCGGTACGCCCTTATCGTCGGTAACCGTACCGCTCACTTCTCTTGTCTGCGCGAAGCCGACAAGCGGTACTGCCAGAAAGAACAGCAGTACCCACCATACATTGTTGTTTACTCTCATATCCTTATTATTTATTATTAACGACGGGGCAAAGTTATATTTATTTTCTTCACTTTGCAAATATAAAAAGATATTTTTTTTCACAACAACAAAAAGGCTCTTTGATTATTCTGTTACAAAAGTTGCTTATTTCGTTATATTATTCATAAAGTTAACATTTGTTTTTTGCATTCTATTTATAATTAAAGATTTTGGTATAGTAAATTTATTGTAAAAAAATGTTGTTATATGGGCTTTTATAGATACTTTTGCGTATGGTCGCAAACGATTTTAACCTAAAAATACACTATTTAAGCCTGTGAAGGTAGACAAAATATTTCTTATGATTTCGCAAAATAAGGCGTTGTTTTATACTACTTTTTTGATATAAGTAGATAGAAAATACCAACAGAGGTATGTAATCCCCTGTAAGGAGGAAGTACATACCTCTGTTTTTGTCGCTTATTTCCTTATGCAATTAACTTCCTAAGCACACGTACGCCATAGGGGTGCCCTCATCGTCGTAGCCCTCGAAGCTTAGCCCTTCGAAGAACTTATGGTCGCCCAAATCCTTCGTGAGGAAGAGCTGGTGGAGATACCACAGCAATTCCATCGCTACGAAGTTGCCGTCCTGCGAAGCCTCGAGGGTGGCAATTACCTCTACGGGACCTTCATCGGAGGTGTTTTCTACAAAGGAGTCGGGGTCGTCAAGCGTTTCAAAATCTTGCAGCTCATCAAGGCTATCAATATAAGCCTCGTAGGAGACTTTTACCTTGGTGCTGGCAAAGAGCGTCTCAAAGGGGTTGAAGTCGTCTAAGGGATGCTCCAATCCCTCGTTGTATTGGCTCACAGCTGCCCAGAAGGTCATCACCGAGTCGTAAGAGGTGTCGTTGAAAGCCCAATAGACATCGTTGAGTGCCTCGTGGTGCGATGTGAGCTGAAAGCCTTCGCATACGTTGGGGCGATTGACGTCGACCACAGGCGGAAACGGCATCTCTGCCTCGCGGAACCGCTCTAATAGGGCGTTGGTGCCGTGCTCGAGTTTGTAGTTCATCTCCTCATCATAGAGCGGTATCAAGGTGTAGAACATCACCCTGCGCTCAGTGTCGTCATCGGCAATCTTCTCTTTGAGCGAGAGGGGC from Capnocytophaga haemolytica harbors:
- a CDS encoding SusC/RagA family TonB-linked outer membrane protein; protein product: MRVNNNVWWVLLFFLAVPLVGFAQTREVSGTVTDDKGVPLMGVNVIIKGSNIGAVTDFDGHYKVKVPDDKAVLEFSTLGMATQSKIVGTAKIINIKMKEDVVQIGEVIITGYQTVDKSKFTGATQTLKADQVKMDGVVDVGRMLEGRAAGVNVQNISGSFGTAPKITIRGGSSIFGDTKPLWVVDGAVQEEVVNLTFEQLASGDASTLVSSAISGLNANDIESIEILKDASALSLYGARALNGVVIITTKSGKKNTRTQVSYQLEQSVRSVPNYGQYDILNSQETMAIYRELEEKGLFSLASHTQARYGGVYNMMYRAIDTYDPATGRFLVENTTEGRNAFLKKYEYANTDWFKVLFRPSLTQNHTVSLSGGGENSTQYASVGFFTDPGWSIADRVRRVTGNLKTTYTLSPKITVGVLAQGSIREQKAPGTYTRKANQVTGEYTRDFDINPFSYALNTSRTLRPYDDNGALEYYRYNYAPMNILNELSNNYMDINVLELKLQGDIDFKINKNLHYKFLGSVRHVKSTNKHSMTEDSNVAGAHRANETTIIAKNNPFLFTDPDNPDAIPQVVLPNGGILRTSEDNLQSYYFRNALEYKSLFKNVHDVKLFLGQEYRHTDRDNNFSTGYGYQFKKGGSVFTDYRILQKYIQDNIDYFDSSFNKERGIAFFLQGNYTFDERYVLSLTANYEGSNKLGRSRSARWLPTWNVSGRWNISKEKFLANNPTVSNLALRAGYGLIAGLGSASNALAIYKNKVTERYVPGNRENKIVIDQLQNSELTWEKVYESNIGVDLGLFKNAINLTVDLYQKNSKDLIDYVRTSGVGGEQTKLANNAEMTTKGIELALRTRNFKNDNFSWTSEINFSYFDQKITKLRYESNVWGLVRELGGNVLGEQRNTLYSFDFQKLDDRGLPVLKLKEGQDPFRDINFQDRQDILSYLKKEGPVEPNITGGLSNTFKYKNWELSALITASAGNKIRLAPIYSSEYNDLDVFPREFINRWTASDQQTHIPAIASKRIINTVGSDNMRKIYNAYNYSSERVVDGAFIRMKSISLSYSFNKDLLEALKLSNFTLRLQTTNPFLIYADKNLNGQDPEFFRAGGVAYPVSTQYTFTINIGI
- a CDS encoding zinc-binding metallopeptidase: MKRYILIAIAMLSLTACKRDNGDELSDKSIFDGGHQYSQTTLDRFIYNNFQRPYNIAVTYKWIDADFEQNKFLYPPTREKVQPMLEIVKKVWIDPYVEVAGADFIKTVAPRQISLIGGYNRNTDGTITLGFADSGMKITLFNVDQLDITQQQATRQYFHTIQHEYCHIINQHKPYSDEYRKITPSDYTAQWFNVKDVDALNKGFITPYAMANDIEDFAEMTSAILSMSKAQFDAKINAVTNANGKAALRSKEKMVAEYFKSEWNIDIYQLQDLVERRMLEVLNP
- a CDS encoding RagB/SusD family nutrient uptake outer membrane protein: MKKYICNKTVAALALALGLSGCNSFLDEVPDKRTEINTPEKIQELLTSAYPDGLYMLVAESMSDNADDKTTVTENNTVNTDAYHWKDNTEVRQDTPTHYWNAAYTAIAAANQALESVQEIGKGKNLNYLKGEALVARAYAHFMLVTFWAKPYNPATAATDVALPYVKTPEKVVFANYKRISIKEYYDLIEQDLLEGIALIDNSKYKQPKFHFTKEAANGFATRFYLAKGEWEKVINHANAVLGNDPAKNLRNVVAYAQLSYSQNKNLYVSSSEPANLLISGNISDYSIRFGSVKYGLTINVARNIIGQRSHPTLNNWAYDIYGNTENLNIPRFLQYFKYDNISAGTGYRYTMASLLSYDEVLLNRVEANLMLGNTAEVIADLNLYLPYKTQGGTINPALTEAIMNRRYAGVGTAFDPNYSLTTQQREWLQCIADVRRAEFLHLGLRWFDIKRWGMTVTHTDSKGTYELKKDDPRREWQIPEDAVKAGLPANPR
- a CDS encoding suppressor of fused domain protein; protein product: MSDKIDFEEGYELHLYSEEELEAVEAWIDENMGKSDLVFHEILSLDIHCDVYIINPKDGEDYYCVTTVGAGAYRMNAPEDEPKRLELFMLLPPDWKIGEEYDVKSEEDESYWPIYWIKRLSRLPLQMDTWLGEGHTIPTGEKIPGTNFTGFMVYPLWTLDESAPLSLKEKIADDDTERRVMFYTLIPLYDEEMNYKLEHGTNALLERFREAEMPFPPVVDVNRPNVCEGFQLTSHHEALNDVYWAFNDTSYDSVMTFWAAVSQYNEGLEHPLDDFNPFETLFASTKVKVSYEAYIDSLDELQDFETLDDPDSFVENTSDEGPVEVIATLEASQDGNFVAMELLWYLHQLFLTKDLGDHKFFEGLSFEGYDDEGTPMAYVCLGS